A stretch of Janibacter endophyticus DNA encodes these proteins:
- a CDS encoding magnesium chelatase subunit D family protein yields MTRSDQTAPVFPFTALVGADELTTALLLSAISPEIGGVLVRGEKGTAKSTAVRALAAVLPEQRVANGCRFGCDPDRSESCPDAPHDAPATTRPARLVELPVGATEDRVVGSLDLRRALGDGEAAYQPGLLAEAHRGILYVDEVNLLHDHLVDVLLDAAAMGRNTVERDGVSISHPARITLVGTMNPEEGELRPQLLDRFGLTVHVAASRDPHVRAEVVRRRLEADLDPVAFAARHADAEAALSARLAGAREAVRHIRLDERTLRTIARVCAGFDVDGMRADIVTARTAVAHAAWQGREQVTREDIRAAALLSLPHRRRRAPFDAPGLDEDLLDRLLDEEPEDDPPGGGEEPDEGPGADDAAEGPSDDSGPGSSGESDATSSAPPSPSDSAQDDGSSHSPSAMQDPEPGESPAEPPRRATPTPTGVASAQPPYRARRLELTGVGSGPAGRRSPALTPRGRVVGTHPAGHEPAGSPVHLTATLRASAARRAARTGPARVTGDDLRHAITRGREANLVLLAVDASGSMAARKRMGEVKTAVLSLLLDAYQRRDRVGLVTFRGHGAELLLPPTSSVEAAAARLAEMPHGGRTPLAEGLTEIAKVVARERVRDRHQRALVVLVTDGRATAGPEALARAQHVADAWGGTAQTVVVDCETGRFRMGLAADLARRMGAEHIPLEQVAASGLVEIVTDRIAPRRSAA; encoded by the coding sequence TTGACCCGCAGTGACCAGACCGCCCCGGTCTTCCCCTTCACCGCGCTCGTCGGCGCGGACGAGCTGACGACCGCCCTGCTGCTCAGCGCGATCTCCCCCGAGATCGGTGGCGTGCTCGTGCGCGGGGAGAAGGGCACGGCCAAGTCCACGGCGGTGCGCGCCCTGGCCGCAGTGCTCCCCGAGCAGCGCGTCGCGAACGGGTGCCGGTTCGGCTGCGACCCGGACCGCTCCGAGAGCTGCCCCGACGCCCCGCACGACGCGCCCGCCACGACCCGACCCGCCCGTCTCGTCGAGCTGCCCGTCGGCGCGACAGAGGACCGGGTCGTCGGCTCCCTCGACCTGCGCCGCGCCCTCGGTGACGGCGAGGCCGCCTACCAGCCCGGCCTGCTCGCCGAGGCACACCGCGGCATCCTCTACGTCGACGAGGTCAACCTGCTGCACGACCACCTCGTCGACGTCCTGCTCGACGCGGCGGCCATGGGGCGCAACACGGTCGAGCGTGATGGCGTGTCGATCTCGCACCCGGCGCGGATCACCCTCGTCGGCACGATGAACCCCGAGGAGGGCGAGCTGCGCCCGCAGCTGCTCGACCGCTTCGGCCTCACCGTGCACGTCGCCGCGAGCCGCGACCCGCACGTGCGCGCCGAGGTCGTGCGCCGCAGGCTCGAGGCCGACCTCGACCCGGTCGCCTTCGCCGCACGCCACGCCGACGCCGAGGCAGCCCTCTCCGCGCGCCTGGCCGGTGCCCGCGAGGCCGTGCGCCACATCCGTCTCGACGAGCGGACCTTGCGCACCATCGCCCGGGTGTGCGCCGGCTTCGACGTCGACGGGATGCGGGCCGACATCGTCACAGCGCGCACGGCCGTCGCCCACGCGGCGTGGCAGGGGCGTGAGCAGGTGACCCGCGAGGACATCCGGGCCGCGGCGCTGCTGTCGCTGCCCCACCGCCGCCGCCGCGCTCCCTTCGACGCGCCGGGGCTCGACGAGGACCTCCTCGACCGGCTCCTCGACGAGGAGCCCGAGGACGACCCGCCGGGTGGCGGCGAGGAGCCGGACGAGGGGCCCGGCGCCGACGACGCTGCCGAGGGTCCGTCCGACGACTCCGGCCCTGGCTCGTCCGGTGAATCTGACGCGACCTCGTCGGCCCCGCCGTCCCCTTCCGACTCCGCGCAGGACGACGGGAGCTCGCATTCCCCCAGTGCGATGCAGGACCCCGAGCCCGGGGAGTCCCCTGCCGAGCCACCCCGGCGCGCCACGCCCACCCCCACCGGCGTCGCGAGCGCCCAGCCCCCCTACCGCGCCCGCCGCCTCGAGCTCACCGGTGTCGGGTCCGGCCCGGCTGGTCGCCGCTCCCCCGCACTCACCCCCCGGGGGCGGGTCGTCGGCACCCACCCGGCCGGGCACGAGCCCGCCGGGTCGCCGGTGCACCTGACCGCCACCCTGCGCGCCTCCGCCGCCCGCCGTGCCGCCCGCACCGGGCCCGCCCGGGTGACCGGCGACGACCTGCGCCACGCCATCACCCGCGGGCGCGAGGCCAACCTCGTCCTCCTCGCCGTCGACGCCTCCGGCTCGATGGCCGCCCGCAAGCGGATGGGTGAGGTCAAGACCGCGGTCCTCTCGCTCCTGCTCGACGCCTACCAGCGCCGCGACCGGGTAGGTCTGGTGACCTTCCGCGGGCACGGGGCCGAGCTGCTGCTGCCCCCGACCTCGTCGGTCGAGGCGGCCGCCGCGCGCCTCGCCGAGATGCCGCACGGAGGCCGCACCCCGCTCGCCGAAGGACTGACCGAGATCGCGAAGGTCGTTGCGCGAGAGCGCGTCCGCGACCGACATCAGCGCGCCCTGGTCGTCCTCGTCACCGACGGGCGCGCCACCGCCGGCCCCGAGGCGCTCGCCCGCGCCCAGCACGTCGCCGACGCCTGGGGCGGCACCGCGCAGACGGTCGTCGTCGACTGCGAGACGGGCCGGTTCCGGATGGGTCTGGCCGCCGACCTCGCCCGGCGGATGGGCGCCGAGCACATCCCCCTCGAGCAGGTCGCCGCGAGCGGCCTCGTCGAGATCGTCACCGACCGCATCGCCCCCCGAAGGAGCGCCGCCTGA
- a CDS encoding bifunctional adenosylcobinamide kinase/adenosylcobinamide-phosphate guanylyltransferase, with product MRVLVTGGVRSGKSRHAESLVPAGEPATYLACGPTSDDPDWALRVAAHQDRRPATWTTVETSDAARALREHPGAVLLDCVGTWLTAQLDALDAWESPQDAWSPALDARVDDLVAAWADHPGLVVAVTNEVGWGVVPATRSGRVFADRLGLVNQRLAATADRVLLVVAGQVLPVKDLP from the coding sequence ATGAGGGTCCTCGTCACCGGCGGTGTCCGCTCCGGCAAGTCCCGGCACGCCGAGTCCCTCGTCCCCGCCGGCGAGCCGGCCACCTACCTCGCCTGCGGGCCCACCTCCGACGACCCCGACTGGGCGCTGCGCGTCGCCGCCCACCAGGACCGCCGTCCGGCCACGTGGACCACCGTGGAGACCAGCGACGCCGCGCGCGCCCTCCGCGAGCACCCCGGCGCCGTCCTCCTCGACTGCGTCGGCACCTGGCTCACCGCCCAGCTCGACGCGCTCGACGCCTGGGAGAGCCCGCAGGACGCCTGGTCGCCCGCGCTCGACGCCCGCGTCGACGACCTCGTCGCCGCCTGGGCGGACCACCCAGGCCTCGTCGTCGCCGTGACCAACGAGGTGGGCTGGGGCGTCGTCCCGGCGACCCGCTCGGGCCGGGTCTTCGCCGACCGGCTCGGCCTGGTCAACCAGCGCCTCGCCGCCACCGCCGATCGCGTCCTCCTCGTCGTCGCCGGCCAGGTGCTCCCCGTGAAGGACCTCCCGTGA
- the cobA gene encoding uroporphyrinogen-III C-methyltransferase, with translation MSWLLTGRRVLVREPGPDITTTIQRLLDDGAAIVVVETDEPTPELRDVVGRGLAELATPGTASADVVLTDPVREPAGPRRPGGTGRVVLVGGGPGDPGLLTLAGYEALRQADVVVTDRLGPLGALTDLPADVEVVHVGKIPRGDFTPQERINAVLVERARAGQVVVRLKGGDGFVLGRGGEEWLACTDAGVPVEVIPGVSSAVAVPALAQIPVTHRGLSQGVVVVSGHVDPGDPRSEVDWAALAQSRLTLVVLMGVATLPAIAESLVAAGLDAGTPAASIANGGTPLQQVVRAPLSRIAEAAREGGIAAPAVTVIGPAVAALEMGLDAAAATAAAPASANGASPTRPETAAAR, from the coding sequence ATGAGCTGGCTGCTCACCGGCCGCCGGGTGCTTGTCCGCGAGCCCGGGCCCGACATCACGACGACAATCCAGCGGCTGCTCGACGACGGCGCCGCCATCGTCGTCGTCGAGACGGACGAGCCCACGCCGGAGCTGCGTGACGTCGTCGGCCGCGGGCTGGCCGAGCTCGCCACGCCCGGCACGGCGAGCGCCGATGTCGTCCTCACCGACCCGGTGCGCGAGCCTGCCGGTCCTCGGCGGCCGGGCGGCACCGGGCGGGTCGTGCTCGTCGGCGGCGGGCCCGGTGACCCGGGGCTGCTCACCCTCGCCGGCTATGAGGCGCTGCGCCAGGCCGACGTCGTCGTCACCGACCGGCTCGGGCCGCTCGGCGCGCTCACCGACCTGCCGGCCGACGTCGAGGTCGTGCACGTCGGGAAGATCCCGCGGGGCGATTTCACCCCGCAGGAGCGGATCAACGCGGTGCTCGTCGAGCGGGCCCGGGCCGGGCAGGTCGTCGTCCGGCTCAAAGGAGGCGACGGCTTCGTCCTCGGGCGCGGCGGCGAGGAGTGGCTGGCCTGCACCGACGCCGGGGTGCCCGTCGAGGTGATCCCCGGGGTGAGCTCGGCGGTCGCGGTGCCGGCGCTCGCGCAGATCCCGGTGACCCACCGCGGGCTGTCGCAGGGGGTCGTCGTCGTGTCGGGCCATGTCGATCCCGGCGACCCGCGCAGCGAGGTCGACTGGGCCGCGCTCGCGCAGAGCCGGCTCACCCTCGTCGTGCTCATGGGCGTCGCGACGCTGCCCGCGATCGCCGAGTCGCTCGTCGCGGCAGGGCTCGACGCGGGGACGCCGGCGGCGAGCATCGCCAACGGCGGCACCCCGCTCCAGCAGGTTGTCCGCGCGCCGCTGTCCCGGATCGCCGAGGCGGCCCGCGAGGGCGGCATCGCAGCCCCTGCGGTCACCGTCATCGGCCCCGCGGTCGCGGCCCTCGAGATGGGGCTCGACGCGGCGGCGGCGACTGCGGCGGCACCAGCGTCGGCGAACGGTGCGAGCCCGACCCGGCCCGAGACGGCGGCCGCCCGATGA
- a CDS encoding cobyrinate a,c-diamide synthase — MRIPRLLVAAPASGHGKTTITVGVMAALARRGLTVAPAKVGPDYIDPGYHALATGRPSRNLDPWLVGEDQVAPLLLRGATHPTPADVCLVEGVMGLLDGRLGGDGFASSAHVAALTSTPVLLVVDISSTSRTVAATVAGMAAYDEALDVVGVVLNKAGTARHADEARRAVEQTGVPVWGVVPRDVGMHVPSRHLGLVPAAESGEAAATLGRIADLAEEHVHLDAVLAAAGGAPDLDARPWCPSAALGEAARETGPGAPVVAVAGGRAFTFRYPETEELLTAAGCRVALLDPARDLALPPGTRALYVGGGFPEVHARALASNTSLLDDIRAAVGAGMPTTAECAGLLYLARSLDGHPMAGLVPTDAAMGPRLTLGYREAELLADSVLGPAGTRVSGHEFHRTVTQPPAAPAARRGEAPAWSLGGRAEGFALDPAGTGRATLVASYLHTSWAGSPGMAAAFAEAAWGHEGHTAAATATEAPVVPLGRPVGAGVAPVPVQGEPADGVDLDHHGDAETGDGLVDLAVNVRLDAPPPWLATALRDEVGRLAAYPDPAPARDALARRHDRRREEVLPTSGGAEAFTLLARALPVRDAVVVHPQFTEPEAALVAAGRPVRRVLLRPEDGFALTPQSLGEVGDADLVVLGNPTNPTGVLHPARVLRSLVRPGRVVVVDEAFMDAVPGEGESLLAGDLGGLLVVRSLTKTWGVAGVRAGYVAGDPRLVAALAAHQPHWSVGSLALRVMVETATPRALAEAARGASELQSWRQHLTAGLRTLDVPVVGSSAPFVLARPGPGAHATLRERGWALRRCDTFPGLDASWVRVAARDPLTTDGLLRELSRITRRTA; from the coding sequence GTGAGGATCCCTCGACTCCTCGTCGCCGCCCCCGCCTCCGGGCACGGCAAGACGACGATCACCGTCGGAGTGATGGCCGCCCTCGCCCGGCGCGGCCTGACGGTCGCGCCCGCGAAGGTCGGGCCCGACTACATCGACCCGGGCTACCACGCGCTCGCCACCGGCCGGCCGAGCCGCAACCTCGACCCGTGGCTCGTCGGTGAGGACCAGGTCGCGCCGCTGCTGCTGCGCGGCGCCACCCACCCGACCCCGGCCGACGTGTGCCTCGTCGAGGGCGTCATGGGGCTGCTCGACGGGCGGCTCGGCGGCGACGGCTTCGCGAGCAGCGCGCACGTCGCCGCGCTCACCAGCACCCCGGTGCTCCTCGTCGTCGACATCTCCTCGACCTCGCGGACCGTCGCCGCGACCGTCGCCGGCATGGCCGCCTACGACGAGGCGCTCGACGTCGTCGGGGTCGTCCTCAACAAGGCCGGCACCGCCCGCCACGCCGACGAGGCGCGCCGCGCGGTGGAGCAGACCGGGGTGCCGGTCTGGGGGGTGGTCCCGCGGGACGTCGGGATGCACGTCCCCTCCCGCCACCTCGGTCTCGTGCCGGCCGCGGAGAGCGGCGAGGCCGCCGCGACGCTCGGCCGGATCGCCGACCTCGCCGAGGAGCACGTCCACCTCGACGCCGTCCTCGCGGCGGCCGGTGGCGCGCCCGACCTCGACGCGCGCCCGTGGTGCCCCTCGGCGGCGCTCGGCGAGGCGGCCCGCGAGACCGGGCCGGGCGCACCGGTCGTGGCGGTGGCGGGCGGGCGGGCCTTCACCTTCCGCTACCCGGAGACCGAGGAGCTGCTCACCGCGGCCGGGTGCCGGGTGGCGCTCCTCGACCCGGCGCGCGACCTCGCGCTGCCGCCCGGGACCCGCGCGCTGTACGTCGGCGGTGGCTTCCCGGAGGTGCACGCCCGGGCGCTGGCGAGCAACACCTCGCTCCTCGACGACATCCGCGCCGCGGTCGGTGCCGGGATGCCGACGACGGCCGAGTGCGCGGGGCTGCTCTACCTCGCCCGCTCCCTCGACGGGCACCCGATGGCCGGGCTCGTCCCGACGGACGCCGCGATGGGTCCGCGGCTCACCCTGGGCTACCGCGAGGCGGAGCTGCTCGCCGACTCCGTGCTCGGCCCCGCGGGCACGCGGGTGAGCGGGCACGAGTTCCACCGGACCGTGACGCAGCCGCCGGCCGCGCCGGCGGCGCGAAGGGGGGAGGCGCCGGCCTGGTCGCTCGGCGGCCGCGCGGAGGGCTTCGCGCTCGACCCGGCCGGGACCGGCCGGGCGACGCTCGTCGCGTCGTACCTGCACACGAGCTGGGCGGGGTCGCCGGGGATGGCGGCGGCCTTCGCCGAGGCCGCCTGGGGGCACGAGGGGCACACCGCGGCAGCGACCGCCACCGAGGCACCCGTCGTGCCGCTCGGCCGCCCGGTCGGCGCGGGCGTCGCGCCCGTCCCGGTCCAGGGCGAGCCGGCGGACGGGGTCGACCTGGACCACCACGGCGATGCCGAGACCGGCGACGGGCTCGTCGACCTCGCGGTCAACGTCCGGCTCGACGCCCCTCCCCCGTGGCTGGCCACCGCGCTGCGCGACGAGGTCGGCCGGCTCGCCGCCTACCCCGACCCGGCCCCGGCCCGTGACGCACTGGCCCGTCGGCACGACCGGCGGCGTGAGGAGGTGCTGCCGACGAGCGGCGGCGCCGAGGCCTTCACGCTGCTCGCACGGGCCCTGCCGGTGCGCGACGCGGTCGTCGTGCACCCGCAGTTCACCGAGCCGGAGGCCGCGCTCGTCGCTGCCGGGCGCCCCGTTCGGCGGGTGCTCCTACGGCCCGAGGACGGCTTCGCGCTGACCCCGCAGTCGCTCGGCGAGGTCGGCGACGCGGACCTCGTCGTCCTCGGCAACCCGACCAACCCGACGGGTGTGCTCCACCCCGCGCGGGTGCTGCGCTCGCTCGTGCGGCCCGGGCGGGTCGTCGTCGTCGACGAGGCCTTCATGGACGCGGTCCCCGGCGAGGGCGAGTCCCTCCTCGCCGGCGACCTCGGCGGCCTCCTCGTCGTGCGCTCGCTCACGAAGACCTGGGGCGTCGCCGGCGTCCGTGCCGGCTACGTCGCCGGGGACCCGCGGCTCGTCGCGGCGCTCGCTGCGCACCAGCCGCACTGGTCGGTCGGCAGCCTCGCCCTGCGTGTCATGGTCGAGACGGCCACGCCCCGGGCGCTCGCGGAGGCGGCCCGCGGCGCCTCCGAGCTGCAGTCCTGGCGGCAGCACCTCACCGCCGGGCTGCGGACGCTGGACGTTCCCGTCGTGGGCTCCTCCGCCCCCTTCGTCCTCGCCCGTCCCGGTCCCGGGGCGCACGCCACCCTCCGGGAGCGCGGGTGGGCGCTGCGGCGCTGCGACACCTTCCCCGGCCTGGACGCGAGCTGGGTCCGCGTCGCCGCCCGGGACCCCCTGACCACCGACGGGCTGCTCCGCGAGCTGTCCCGGATCACGAGGAGGACCGCATGA
- a CDS encoding CobD/CbiB family cobalamin biosynthesis protein — MTRPDPVAAGLLAGYLLDRLLGDPRRGHPVAVFGGWAGQVERVLHRPDRGAGVAATATALAPLVAAGLAARHLGPSGQVVVTTAVTWAALGGTSLAREASAVHDLLARGDLPAARVRVRHLVGRRTDDLAADEVARAAVESVAENTSDAVVGTLVWGAALGPLGVLLHRGANTLDAMWGHRSERYAAYGWSAARLDDLLGWVPARATVLATAAAGAGAGTPPSSVVRTALTDGRDHPSPNAGPVEAGFAAALGVRLGGRNDYAGQVEERGLLGEGPPPTIADVPRASALADRVGMVTLAGAVLLRSLRR; from the coding sequence GTGACCCGCCCCGACCCGGTCGCGGCCGGGCTCCTCGCCGGCTACCTCCTCGACCGCCTCCTCGGCGACCCGCGAAGGGGGCACCCCGTCGCCGTCTTCGGGGGTTGGGCCGGGCAGGTGGAGCGGGTCCTCCACCGGCCCGACCGGGGGGCGGGCGTGGCCGCCACAGCCACCGCGCTCGCGCCGCTCGTCGCCGCCGGGCTTGCCGCCCGCCACCTCGGCCCGAGCGGCCAGGTGGTCGTCACGACCGCGGTCACCTGGGCCGCTCTCGGCGGGACCTCGCTGGCCCGCGAGGCGAGCGCGGTCCACGACCTCCTCGCCCGCGGCGACCTCCCGGCGGCCCGCGTCCGGGTCCGCCACCTCGTGGGGCGGCGCACCGACGACCTGGCCGCCGACGAGGTGGCCCGGGCGGCGGTCGAGTCGGTGGCAGAGAACACCTCCGACGCCGTCGTCGGCACCCTCGTCTGGGGTGCGGCGCTCGGGCCGCTCGGTGTGCTCCTCCACCGCGGCGCCAACACCCTCGACGCGATGTGGGGTCACCGCAGCGAGCGCTACGCCGCGTACGGCTGGTCCGCCGCCCGCCTCGACGACCTGCTCGGCTGGGTCCCCGCCCGGGCCACCGTCCTCGCGACCGCCGCGGCGGGCGCTGGGGCCGGGACGCCCCCTTCGTCCGTCGTGCGTACCGCTCTCACCGACGGGCGGGACCACCCCTCGCCCAACGCCGGGCCGGTCGAGGCGGGCTTCGCCGCGGCGCTCGGGGTGCGCCTCGGCGGGCGCAACGACTACGCCGGCCAGGTTGAGGAGCGCGGCCTCCTCGGCGAGGGCCCGCCACCCACGATCGCCGATGTCCCCCGCGCCAGCGCGCTGGCCGACCGGGTCGGCATGGTCACCCTCGCGGGGGCGGTGCTCCTGCGCTCGCTGCGCCGCTGA
- the cobO gene encoding cob(I)yrinic acid a,c-diamide adenosyltransferase — MAQGQTPVTPKDGLTTRQRRNRPLVVVHGGIGKGKSTAAFGLGLRGWNQGWSIGVFQFVKSAKWRIGEEEVYKTLGRVHEETGEGGPVEWHKMGSGWSWSRKAGSEEDHAADAREGWEEIKRRLAAEAHTVYILDEFTYVMKWGWVELDDVIDTLTHRPGYQHVVITGRDPHPRLLEIADVATEMTKIKHPFDRGQKGQKGIEW; from the coding sequence ATGGCCCAGGGACAGACCCCCGTCACGCCGAAGGACGGACTGACCACGCGGCAGCGCCGCAACCGCCCGCTCGTCGTCGTCCACGGTGGCATCGGCAAGGGCAAGTCGACGGCGGCCTTCGGCCTCGGCCTGCGCGGGTGGAACCAGGGCTGGTCCATCGGCGTCTTCCAGTTCGTCAAGTCCGCGAAGTGGCGCATCGGCGAGGAGGAGGTCTACAAGACCCTCGGCCGCGTCCACGAGGAGACCGGCGAAGGGGGTCCCGTCGAGTGGCACAAGATGGGCTCGGGCTGGTCGTGGTCGCGCAAGGCCGGGTCCGAGGAGGACCACGCCGCCGACGCCCGTGAGGGCTGGGAGGAGATCAAGCGGCGGCTCGCCGCGGAGGCGCACACCGTCTACATCCTCGACGAGTTCACGTACGTCATGAAGTGGGGCTGGGTCGAGCTCGACGACGTCATCGACACGCTGACCCACCGACCCGGCTACCAGCACGTCGTCATCACCGGCCGCGACCCTCACCCGCGGCTGCTCGAGATCGCCGACGTCGCGACCGAGATGACGAAGATCAAGCACCCCTTCGACCGCGGTCAGAAGGGCCAGAAGGGGATCGAGTGGTGA
- a CDS encoding adenosylcobinamide-GDP ribazoletransferase produces MSGGTLREGLRLAVGTLTVLSSGPVITTRPVAGAAMTLAPLAVLPLALAVLAVAAAGSALALPPLATATVVVALLAAGTRAMHLDGLADTVDGLGGGWTRERALEIMRTGDVGPMGVVALVLTLLLQVTCAAHLLGGPHLGPLPAGALALAAAIPLSRTACPLLCRRGVPAASPTGLGATVAGTVPTAAAAAAVVLPAGLLALAAMPVSPVGPVHGVLAALGATALATATSLALAALAHRRLGGISGDVIGAAVELALASVLLVLAGTLR; encoded by the coding sequence GTGAGCGGGGGCACCCTCCGCGAGGGGCTGCGCCTGGCCGTCGGCACCCTCACCGTCCTCTCGAGCGGCCCGGTGATCACGACCCGCCCCGTCGCCGGCGCGGCCATGACCCTCGCCCCGCTCGCCGTCCTCCCCCTCGCCCTCGCCGTGCTCGCCGTCGCCGCCGCCGGGAGCGCCCTCGCCCTCCCCCCGCTCGCCACTGCCACCGTCGTCGTCGCCCTCCTCGCGGCCGGCACCCGGGCCATGCACCTCGACGGGCTCGCCGACACCGTGGACGGCCTCGGTGGCGGGTGGACCCGCGAGCGCGCCCTCGAGATCATGCGCACCGGCGACGTCGGCCCGATGGGCGTCGTCGCGCTCGTCCTCACCCTCCTCCTCCAGGTGACCTGCGCGGCCCACCTCCTCGGTGGCCCCCACCTGGGCCCCCTTCCCGCCGGTGCCCTCGCCCTCGCCGCCGCGATCCCCCTCTCCCGGACGGCCTGCCCTCTCCTCTGCCGCCGCGGGGTGCCCGCCGCCTCCCCCACCGGCCTCGGCGCCACCGTCGCCGGCACCGTCCCGACCGCCGCCGCGGCCGCCGCCGTCGTCCTGCCCGCAGGCCTCCTCGCCCTGGCCGCCATGCCCGTCAGCCCGGTTGGTCCCGTCCACGGCGTGCTCGCCGCGCTCGGCGCCACCGCCCTCGCCACCGCCACCTCCCTCGCGCTGGCCGCCCTCGCCCACCGCCGCCTCGGCGGTATCAGCGGCGACGTCATCGGCGCCGCCGTCGAGCTCGCCCTCGCCAGCGTGCTGCTCGTCCTCGCGGGGACCCTGCGATGA